A stretch of Cucumis sativus cultivar 9930 chromosome 2, Cucumber_9930_V3, whole genome shotgun sequence DNA encodes these proteins:
- the LOC101205625 gene encoding pentatricopeptide repeat-containing protein At5g14770, mitochondrial codes for MAKRSVGLPFSRLLLNQALKTPMGATYHELYPSARTSNPSLLGRPFCSTSTPTAVRHLLAKMEMEKHLKLMESGSDEKLIDVNRTRNARQNGLEEALTLYEEMVGSGIFPDVVTFGSILYGLCKHGKLSEGKLLLREMGKMGMNLNNVSYTILLDALFKAGKVAEALMTLACMIVRGNNFDVIACTVLIDGLFKSGQIKEAEYLFCNLYQLNLVPNYITYSALIDGRCKLGDINGAESALHEMEEKDCVPNVITYSSLINGYVKQGLLHDAFKVLRKMVHKNAMPNICTYAILLDGSFKAGWQDIALDLYSKMKQGGLKDNVFILDAFVNNMKRSGRMEEAEELVAKMASGGLKPDLVNYTNLMDGFLKSGKVSSALNLAQEMTSKNVVFDIVTFNVLINCLFKLGKSDTESIYSAMREMGLSPDLATYNTMLNGNFKKGNWTSALELWNEMKSRKLIPNAITCNIMINGLCEAGRMENAIDILKEMVLMGLYPTSTTYRILLNISSKSRRADTILQTHELLVNMQLKVDKDVYNILISNLCKLGMTRKATAVLKDMEERGIIADTTTYNALIHGYCISSHLKRAFMTYSTMLSERVSPDIETYNLLLGGLSKAGLIHEADDLLSEIKKRGLVPNACTYETLMCGHCKVRNTKECLRIYCEMVIKGFIPKPRAYNMLIGYFSKMGKMKQAKELMNEMQTKGVSPTCTTYDILICGWCNLLKMPDLGSTLKISYRAEAKRLFIEMNDRGFVPCESTQACISSTFAAPGKKADARMLLKSTYKRKRE; via the exons ATGGCGAAGAGATCAGTAGGATTGCCCTTCTCTCGCCTTCTCCTCAATCAAGCCCTCAAGACCCCTATGGGCGCCACATACCATGAATTGTACCCCTCAGCTCGAACCTCAAATCCATCTCTGTTGGGCAGACCCTTCTGTTCCACTTCCACACCTACAGCCGTGCGGCATCTTCTTGccaagatggagatggagaagcATTTGAAGTTGATGGAATCG GGTTCTGATGAGAAATTGATTGACGTGAATAGAACAAGAAATGCTAGACAG AATGGGCTCGAAGAAGCACTTACTTTGTATGAGGAAATGGTTGGAAGTGGAATCTTCCCTGATGTAGTTACTTTTGGTTCCATTTTATATGGTCTTTGTAAGCATGGAAAGTTGTCTGAAGGAAAACTGCTTTTGAGAGAGATGGGAAAGATGGGTATGAATCTGAATAATGTCTCATATACTATTCTACTTGATGCATTGTTTAAGGCTGGAAAAGTTGCAGAAGCATTAATGACGCTAGCTTGTATGATTGTGCGTGGGAATAACTTTGATGTAATAGCATGTACTGTTCTGATTGATGGATTATTCAAGAGTGGACAAATAAAAGAGGCCGAGTATCTATTCTGCAACTTATATCAACTTAATCTTGTTCCAAACTATATCACATATTCTGCCTTAATTGATGGCCGTTGCAAGCTAGGAGACATAAATGGTGCTGAATCTGCACTGCATGAGATGGAGGAGAAAGATTGTGTCCCTAATGTCATCACCTATTCATCTTTGATCAATGGTTATGTGAAGCAAGGACTGCTTCATGACGCATTTAAAGTATTGAGAAAAATGGTTCACAAAAATGCCATGCCaaatatatgtacatatgCAATTCTACTTGATGGTTCCTTCAAGGCTGGTTGGCAAGATATTGCCCTTGATCtttatagcaaaatgaaaCAGGGAGGATTGAAGGATAATGTTTTCATACTGGATGCGTTTGTGAACAACATGAAAAGAAGTGGAAGGATGGAGGAAGCTGAGGAACTTGTTGCAAAAATGGCATCTGGAGGATTAAAACCCGACCTTGTCAACTACACAAATTTGATGGATGGGTTCTTGAAGTCTGGGAAAGTATCATCTGCTCTTAACCTGGCTCAGGAAATGACTTCCAAGAATGTGGTGTTTGATATTGTTACTTTCAAtgtgttaattaattgtttgttcAAGCTTGGGAAAAGTGATACAGAATCAATTTACTCAGCAATGAGGGAGATGGGGTTATCTCCAGACTTGGCAACGTACAACACCATGCTAAATGGTAATTTTAAGAAGGGAAACTGGACAAGTGCCCTGGAGTTGTGGAATGAGATGAAAAGCAGAAAGTTGATTCCAAATGCAATCACGTGTAACATTATGATTAATGGTCTTTGTGAAGCTGGAAGGATGGAAAATgcaattgatattttaaaagaaatggtttTGATGGGTTTGTACCCCACATCCACTACTTATAGAATTTTACTCAATATATCCTCAAAGAGTAGAAGAGCTGACACTATTTTACAGACCCATGAGTTGCTTGTTAATATGCAACTTAAAGTTGATAAGGATGTTTACAATATTCTCATAAGCAACTTATGCAAACTAGGAATGACTAGAAAGGCAACTGCAGTGTTGAAAGATATGGAGGAAAGAGGAATTATAGCAGACACCACAACATACAATGCGCTGATTCATGGATACTGCATTAGCAGCCATCTAAAGAGAGCTTTTATGACTTATTCAACAATGTTGTCTGAAAGAGTTTCTCCCGATATTGAAACTTACAATCTCCTACTAGGTGGCCTGTCTAAAGCTGGGTTAATACACGAGGCAGATGACCTACTTAGTGAGATAAAGAAAAGGGGCTTAGTTCCCAATGCTTGTACCTATGAAACTTTGATGTGCGGCCATTGCAAGGTTAGAAATACAAAGGAATGTTTAAGAATCTATTGTGAGATGGTAATTAAAGGATTTATTCCAAAACCAAGAGCGTATAACATGCTCATTGGCTATTTTTCTAAGATgggaaaaatgaaacaagctAAGGAGCTCATGAATGAGATGCAGACAAAAGGTGTATCCCCCACTTGTACCACATATGACATACTGATCTGTGGGTGGTGCAATCTGTTGAAAATGCCAGATCTGGGTAGTACACTAAAAATATCATACCGAGCTGAGGCAAAAAGATTATTCATTGAGATGAATGATCGAGGGTTTGTTCCATGTGAAAGTACTCAAGCTTGCATTAGTTCTACATTTGCTGCACCTGGGAAGAAGGCTGATGCTCGAATGTTATTGAAGAGTACATACAAGAGAAAGCGCGAGTGA
- the LOC101206093 gene encoding binding partner of ACD11 1: MQSQTRTVQVKHVSDLATEREIHEFFSFSGEIEHIEIQCEQGESKTAFVTFTDPKALEIALLLSGATIVDKIVSITPAENHVPRREMQEVRVADNAACLTPTENNSPSIEDSASQPSSGKMYVNRAQEVVATVLAKGSAIGQDAMNKAKAFDEKHQLTASASAKVLSFDRRVGLTEKLTVGISVVNEKVKSVDQKLHVSDKTMAAIFAAERKLNDTGSAVKTSKYVTASAAWLNGAFGKVAKAGQAAGTKTREKFHLAMSNLISKEPPVVA, encoded by the exons ATGCAG TCTCAGACTAGGACGGTTCAAGTCAAGCACGTTTCGGATCTAGCTACTGAGAGGGAGATTCACGagttcttctccttctctggAGAAATTGAGCACATAGAGATTCAATG TGAACAAGGGGAATCCAAGACTGCGTTTGTTACATTTACAGATCCTAAAGCTCTTGAAATTGCCTTGTTGTTATCG GGAGCAACAATTGTGGATAAGATCGTGAGCATAACTCCTGCTGAAAATCATGTACCAAGAAGAGAAATGCAG GAAGTACGGGTTGCAGACAATGCTGCATGTCTCACGCCTACAGAAAATAATTCTCCTAGCATTGAG GATTCTGCGAGCCAGCCTAGCAGTGGAAAAATGTATGTTAATAGAGCACAAGAAGTAGTCGCAACTGTGCTTGCTAAAGGTTCAGCAATTGGACAAGATGCCATGAACAAGGCAAAAGCATTTGACGAAAAACATCAGTTAACAGCCAGTGCATCTGCAAAAGTATTATCCTTTGACAGAAGGGTTGGGCTTACAGAGAAATTAACAGTTGGGATATCAGTGGTTAACGAGAAAGTCAAGTCTGTGGATCAAAAGCTTCATGTTTCAGATAAAACAATGGCTGCAATCTTCGCAGCTGAGAGGAAACTCAATGATACAGGCTCTGCTGTCAAAACAAGCAA GTATGTGACAGCAAGTGCTGCATGGCTAAATGGCGCTTTTGGCAAGGTCGCTAAAGCAGGGCAAGCAGCAGGTACAAAAACCAGAGAAAAGTTCCATTTGGCTATGTCAAACTTAATTTCAAAG GAACCCCCAGTTGTTGCCTAA